The following proteins are co-located in the Myroides profundi genome:
- a CDS encoding patatin-like phospholipase family protein gives MDQIKPYNRVAVFSGGGSRFVMYCGIYVAMVEHNIRPDLIISTCGATISTSIIRTFNTPQAIKGYLASDEFLTAAMNTFLTNQTRLDRLPYYCIKHSKKKENALYLLDLFSKYFVDQPQNLDEKFPSLLTTHTDAPEVITLGSEILYTPDRVNKKRKGEKAFKKILIPTPNVPLDSLHQYIDQYKFDTNSAVERDTELLLEVESLRAMRISTSDMFYMAPAQYRGKQYLGGAIDLIPFELATTLGSEIWLEHKAPYSAMEEGLVRAVFGYSGNERLQQAAAIKANRLDTSDMRQKLSGGYLSRKINWRKFALEIQLPISKEDCKEQIFRQFDYGYQVVLNALKQ, from the coding sequence ATGGATCAAATAAAACCTTATAATCGCGTAGCGGTGTTCTCTGGTGGCGGAAGTCGCTTTGTGATGTACTGTGGGATATATGTCGCGATGGTCGAACACAATATTCGTCCTGACTTAATTATCTCAACGTGTGGAGCAACTATCTCTACATCGATTATACGCACCTTTAATACACCCCAAGCTATTAAAGGATATCTAGCATCAGACGAATTTCTGACTGCTGCCATGAATACCTTTTTGACTAATCAGACGAGACTAGACCGCCTTCCGTACTACTGTATCAAGCACAGTAAGAAAAAAGAGAATGCTCTCTATCTATTAGATCTGTTTAGTAAGTATTTTGTTGATCAGCCTCAAAACCTAGATGAGAAGTTCCCTTCTCTACTAACTACACATACTGATGCACCTGAGGTCATTACCCTTGGTTCTGAGATATTGTATACACCTGATCGAGTGAACAAAAAGAGAAAAGGTGAGAAAGCCTTTAAGAAAATACTTATTCCTACTCCTAATGTTCCTCTTGATTCACTACACCAATATATTGATCAATATAAATTTGACACAAATAGTGCAGTCGAGAGAGATACAGAATTACTTCTAGAAGTAGAGTCCTTAAGAGCGATGCGAATTAGTACATCTGATATGTTCTATATGGCACCTGCTCAGTATAGAGGTAAACAGTATTTAGGAGGAGCGATAGACCTTATCCCTTTCGAATTAGCCACTACACTAGGTAGCGAAATATGGCTAGAACACAAAGCTCCTTATTCTGCTATGGAAGAAGGCTTAGTCAGAGCTGTATTTGGCTACAGTGGAAATGAACGACTTCAACAAGCAGCAGCTATCAAAGCCAATAGGTTAGACACCAGTGATATGAGACAAAAACTCTCTGGAGGCTACCTAAGCCGTAAGATTAATTGGAGAAAGTTTGCTTTAGAAATACAATTACCCATCTCTAAAGAAGACTGTAAAGAACAGATATTTAGACAATTTGACTATGGATATCAAGTAGTCCTTAATGCATTAAAACAATGA